One window of the Novosphingobium sp. KACC 22771 genome contains the following:
- a CDS encoding HlyD family secretion protein — protein sequence MQDDAATKAKRKQMFIRLGVGIAAVALAYGAYDVLFASNHVETDNAYVGADVAQITAQVSAPVRDVLVSDTQGVKKGDVLVRLDDTDARIALAKAEANLALTERRVKGLSATDLGLGAQIAARAADETRAAASLTAARADLEKASVDMKRREALAASGSVSGEELTVARSALATATANLRAAEAAVALAGANRQAANGTREANRVLIENTTPETNPEVLAARATRDQARVDLERTIIRAPFDGVVARRTVQVGQRADPGKSLLSVVPVNAAYVDANYKEVQLSKVRPGQSVTLTSDLYGSSVKYHGKVVGFSGGTGAAFAVVPAQNATGNWIKVVQRLPVRVALDPKELAAHPLRVGLSMTADIDVSK from the coding sequence ATGCAGGACGATGCCGCCACCAAGGCTAAGCGCAAACAGATGTTCATCCGGCTGGGCGTGGGCATTGCCGCTGTCGCGCTGGCCTATGGCGCCTATGATGTGCTGTTCGCGTCAAACCATGTTGAAACCGACAATGCCTATGTCGGCGCCGACGTGGCCCAGATCACTGCGCAAGTGTCTGCCCCGGTGCGCGACGTGCTGGTGTCCGACACGCAAGGCGTGAAAAAGGGCGATGTGCTGGTGCGGCTCGACGATACCGATGCGCGCATCGCTTTGGCCAAGGCCGAGGCCAATCTGGCGCTGACCGAGCGGCGGGTGAAGGGGCTTTCGGCCACCGACCTTGGCCTTGGCGCCCAGATTGCCGCGCGCGCCGCCGATGAGACCCGCGCCGCCGCCAGCCTGACCGCCGCCCGCGCCGATCTGGAAAAGGCGAGCGTGGATATGAAGCGCCGCGAGGCGCTGGCCGCCTCCGGCTCGGTGTCGGGCGAGGAACTGACCGTGGCGCGCAGCGCTCTGGCCACGGCCACCGCCAATCTGCGCGCCGCCGAGGCCGCCGTGGCGCTGGCCGGGGCCAATCGCCAGGCCGCCAATGGCACGCGCGAGGCCAACCGCGTGCTGATCGAGAACACCACGCCCGAAACCAACCCCGAAGTGCTGGCCGCCCGCGCCACGCGCGATCAGGCCAGGGTCGATCTGGAACGCACGATCATCCGCGCGCCCTTTGACGGCGTGGTTGCACGCCGCACGGTGCAGGTGGGCCAGCGCGCCGATCCGGGCAAGAGCCTGCTGTCGGTCGTGCCGGTGAATGCCGCCTATGTTGATGCCAATTACAAGGAAGTCCAGCTTTCCAAAGTGCGCCCCGGCCAGAGCGTGACGCTGACCAGCGACCTTTATGGCTCCTCGGTCAAGTATCACGGCAAGGTCGTGGGCTTTTCGGGGGGCACGGGCGCGGCCTTTGCCGTGGTTCCGGCCCAGAACGCCACGGGCAACTGGATCAAGGTGGTTCAGCGCCTGCCCGTCCGCGTGGCGCTTGATCCGAAAGAACTGGCCGCGCATCCCTTGCGCGTGGGCCTGTCGATGACGGCCGATATTGACGTGTCGAAATGA
- a CDS encoding malonyl-CoA decarboxylase translates to MIVEDRVRPARELMETLFRRLRKLARATGRPQVAPSDPDALIGQCQALLDERSQSSGVHLAGDILAAYAALEEADKQRFLSALALGFAPDADAIRGAMAAYEADPSPLHMAAISRAAEAPRQEVLRRLNQAPMATGALVNMRADLLRHVKTDPALRVLDQDLAHLLRSWFNRGFLVMRRIDWSSPADLLERIIRYEAVHSIATWDELRARLLPSDRRCYGFFHPALGDEPLIFVEVALCAEVPSSIQSLLAQGREELDPAQAKVAVFYSISNCQAGLAGISFGQFLIKQVVEDLGAEYPGLETYVTLSPIPGFARWLKQAAQQGDQAAQAALDVPPMREWHVHDARRADLMRLGARYLVGERDGEGRLLDPVARFHVGNGARVERLCWMADTSARGMAQSHGLMVNYLYDLKTVESNHNAYARHRVVNAGSAINGLLAPPRKLWRASGTKAMAG, encoded by the coding sequence ATGATAGTCGAAGATCGTGTCCGCCCCGCCAGAGAGTTGATGGAAACGCTGTTTCGCCGCCTGCGCAAGCTGGCGCGGGCGACAGGGCGCCCACAGGTCGCGCCGTCCGACCCCGATGCGCTGATCGGGCAATGTCAGGCGCTGCTGGATGAACGCAGCCAGTCCTCGGGCGTCCATCTGGCAGGCGATATTCTGGCCGCCTATGCCGCGCTGGAGGAGGCGGACAAGCAGCGCTTTCTCAGCGCACTGGCGCTGGGCTTTGCCCCTGATGCCGATGCCATCCGGGGGGCGATGGCCGCCTATGAGGCCGACCCTTCGCCGCTGCATATGGCCGCGATTTCCCGCGCGGCCGAGGCGCCGCGTCAGGAGGTGCTGCGCCGCCTCAATCAGGCGCCGATGGCCACCGGCGCGCTGGTCAACATGCGCGCTGATCTGCTGCGCCATGTCAAGACCGACCCGGCCCTGCGCGTGCTGGATCAGGATCTGGCCCATCTGCTGCGCTCATGGTTCAACCGGGGCTTTTTGGTGATGCGGCGGATCGACTGGTCCAGCCCGGCCGATCTGCTTGAACGGATCATCCGCTATGAGGCGGTGCATTCCATTGCCACATGGGACGAATTGCGCGCGCGCCTGCTGCCTTCGGACCGGCGCTGTTATGGCTTTTTCCATCCGGCGCTGGGCGATGAACCGCTGATCTTTGTCGAAGTCGCGCTCTGCGCCGAAGTGCCTTCCTCGATCCAGTCGCTGTTGGCGCAGGGGCGCGAGGAGCTGGACCCCGCCCAGGCCAAGGTCGCGGTTTTCTATTCGATCTCCAATTGTCAGGCCGGCCTTGCGGGCATTTCCTTTGGCCAATTCCTGATCAAGCAGGTGGTCGAGGATCTGGGCGCGGAATATCCCGGCCTTGAAACCTATGTCACGCTCTCGCCCATTCCCGGTTTTGCCCGCTGGCTGAAACAGGCGGCGCAGCAGGGCGATCAGGCCGCGCAAGCCGCGCTGGACGTGCCGCCGATGCGCGAATGGCATGTGCATGATGCGCGCCGGGCGGATCTGATGCGGCTGGGCGCGCGCTATCTGGTGGGCGAGCGCGATGGGGAAGGGCGCCTGCTTGATCCGGTGGCGCGGTTCCACGTCGGCAATGGGGCGCGGGTCGAACGTCTGTGCTGGATGGCCGACACCAGCGCGCGCGGCATGGCGCAATCGCATGGCTTGATGGTCAATTATCTGTATGATCTGAAAACGGTGGAGAGCAACCACAACGCCTATGCCCGCCACCGCGTGGTCAATGCCGGGTCGGCGATCAACGGCCTGTTGGCCCCGCCGCGCAAATTGTGGCGCGCGTCGGGGACCAAGGCGATGGCGGGATAG
- a CDS encoding TetR/AcrR family transcriptional regulator — protein sequence MRQKSDSRRQCILEAATSLFREVGFGRASMAQISARVGGSKATLYSYFSSKEELFATAMIDAMQEQGHAMIDQLDPEETDVRKVLMRFGEAYVSLITSCQAMSIVRTAIAESANGSNLGATLYRLGPKQGWCDIATYIAAAMERGNLSKGDPHKVAMHLKGLLEGGILVPMLFGVEPELDTKTMVADAVDAFLRAYG from the coding sequence ATGCGGCAGAAATCTGATTCCCGCCGCCAATGCATTCTGGAAGCAGCCACAAGCCTGTTTCGCGAAGTCGGTTTCGGTCGGGCCAGCATGGCCCAGATCTCCGCGCGTGTTGGCGGTTCAAAAGCTACTCTTTACAGCTACTTCTCATCCAAGGAGGAGCTGTTTGCCACGGCCATGATCGACGCCATGCAGGAGCAGGGCCACGCCATGATCGACCAGTTGGACCCGGAAGAAACCGATGTCCGCAAGGTGCTCATGCGCTTCGGCGAGGCCTATGTCAGCCTGATCACCAGTTGTCAGGCGATGTCCATCGTCCGCACCGCCATTGCCGAGAGCGCCAATGGCAGCAATTTGGGCGCCACGCTTTATCGCCTCGGCCCCAAACAGGGATGGTGCGATATTGCTACTTATATCGCCGCCGCGATGGAGCGGGGCAACCTGTCCAAAGGGGACCCCCATAAGGTTGCCATGCATCTCAAGGGCTTGCTGGAGGGCGGCATTCTGGTGCCGATGCTGTTTGGCGTGGAGCCCGAACTGGACACCAAGACCATGGTGGCGGATGCGGTGGATGCTTTCCTGCGCGCCTATGGCTAG
- a CDS encoding malonate--CoA ligase produces MAQDLFSIFQNRSIAAPDAPFLILPEGGIITYAQAVARSGQMANLFRASGVKPGDRIAVQVEKSADALLTYLAALRIGAVYLPLNTAYTPAEVRFFLSDATPALFIHRPEDEAAMAALCADLGIGARLTLGAAGGGSLSTGADAQETQAAIHPVAMDDLAAILYTSGTTGRSKGAMLTQGNLASNSATLKDYWRFTEGDVLLHALPIFHTHGLFVATNITITAGSAIILCPKFDVRELIRLMPRATVLMGVPTFYSRLLNEADFTRELVAHMRLFVSGSAPLSAETHKEFSARTGHAILERYGMTETNMNTSNPYEGDRVPGSVGFPLPGVELRIAHPETGESLPQGDVGVIEVRGPNVFKGYWQLPEKTAEELRENGFFITGDLGVIDERGYVSIVGRAKDLIICGGFNVYPAEVEALIDAIPGIAESAVIGIPHRDMGEGVVAVVQARDASLDEAAVLAAIAGDLARFKQPRRVIFLPELPRNTMGKIQKKALRETYADLFAK; encoded by the coding sequence ATGGCGCAAGACCTCTTCTCGATCTTTCAAAACCGCAGCATCGCCGCGCCCGATGCGCCCTTTCTGATCCTGCCCGAGGGCGGCATTATCACTTATGCCCAAGCCGTAGCCCGCAGCGGGCAGATGGCCAACCTGTTCCGCGCCTCCGGCGTCAAACCGGGCGATCGCATCGCGGTTCAGGTGGAAAAGAGCGCCGATGCGCTGCTGACCTATCTGGCCGCCTTGCGGATCGGGGCGGTCTATCTGCCGCTCAACACGGCGTATACACCGGCCGAGGTCCGCTTCTTCCTGTCCGACGCCACGCCCGCCCTGTTCATCCACAGGCCCGAGGACGAGGCCGCGATGGCCGCGCTGTGCGCCGACCTTGGCATTGGCGCGCGCCTGACGCTAGGCGCGGCGGGGGGTGGCAGCCTGTCCACCGGCGCCGATGCGCAAGAGACGCAGGCCGCAATTCACCCCGTTGCCATGGATGATCTGGCCGCGATCCTGTATACATCGGGCACCACGGGCCGATCCAAGGGCGCGATGCTCACGCAGGGCAATCTGGCCTCCAATTCGGCCACGCTCAAGGATTACTGGCGCTTTACCGAGGGCGATGTCCTGCTCCACGCCCTGCCGATTTTCCACACGCATGGCCTGTTTGTCGCCACCAACATCACGATCACGGCGGGCAGCGCGATCATCCTTTGCCCCAAATTCGATGTGCGCGAACTCATTCGCCTGATGCCGCGCGCCACGGTGCTGATGGGCGTGCCCACCTTCTATTCGCGCCTGCTGAACGAGGCGGATTTCACCCGCGAACTCGTGGCCCATATGCGGCTGTTCGTGTCGGGTTCGGCGCCTTTGTCGGCCGAAACGCACAAGGAATTTTCCGCGCGCACGGGTCACGCCATTCTCGAGCGCTATGGCATGACCGAGACCAATATGAACACCTCGAACCCCTATGAGGGCGACCGGGTTCCGGGCAGCGTCGGCTTTCCCCTGCCCGGCGTCGAATTGCGCATCGCCCATCCCGAAACGGGCGAAAGCCTGCCTCAGGGCGACGTCGGCGTGATCGAGGTGCGCGGGCCGAATGTGTTCAAGGGCTATTGGCAATTGCCCGAAAAGACCGCCGAGGAACTGCGCGAAAACGGCTTTTTCATCACCGGCGATCTGGGCGTGATCGATGAACGCGGCTATGTCTCGATCGTGGGCCGCGCCAAGGATCTCATCATCTGCGGCGGCTTCAATGTCTACCCGGCTGAAGTCGAGGCGCTGATCGACGCCATCCCCGGCATCGCCGAAAGCGCGGTGATCGGCATACCGCATCGGGATATGGGCGAAGGCGTGGTGGCTGTAGTGCAGGCGCGCGACGCGTCTTTGGACGAGGCCGCCGTGCTGGCCGCCATCGCGGGCGATCTGGCGCGGTTCAAGCAACCGCGCCGGGTGATCTTCCTGCCCGAACTGCCGCGCAACACGATGGGCAAGATCCAGAAGAAGGCCCTTCGCGAGACCTACGCCGACCTGTTTGCGAAATAG
- a CDS encoding MFS transporter yields the protein MTTDSPARSIFLCAGCTGLAYFAVGLPLAVLPGWALRLGFGPVMAGFLISAQYAATVLSRVVVGPMIDRSGPRRAIVLGFVCCLGAGAATMAALWITAPIAAMVMMMASRILLGFSESLVSTSAMAWGIMRLGAHQSARMISWNGIATYAAIAGGAPAGVWIFGLGGVMALGVALLLLGAAGLAFVWPQPAARVPAAQRWPMRTVFGAVLPFGAALAMATVGFGVITSFITLYFNAFGWGHAWMALTAFGCAFIVSRLLFVRSVARHGGLPVSAVFIAVELVGLAIMAAAPSAPLAIAGAAVAGFGFAMVFPALGVLVIERVPEQSRGTALSTFALFIDVALCLTGPLAGALAQHATYAAPFGGAALGAGLALGLVALLMMRPRPAP from the coding sequence ATGACCACAGATTCCCCGGCGCGCAGCATCTTCCTTTGCGCTGGATGCACCGGCCTTGCCTATTTTGCGGTGGGCCTGCCGCTGGCGGTGCTGCCGGGATGGGCGCTGCGGCTGGGTTTCGGGCCGGTGATGGCGGGCTTTCTCATTTCCGCCCAATATGCCGCCACGGTTTTAAGCCGCGTTGTCGTCGGACCGATGATCGACCGTTCGGGGCCGCGCCGCGCCATCGTGCTGGGCTTCGTCTGCTGTCTTGGCGCGGGGGCGGCGACCATGGCCGCGCTGTGGATCACCGCGCCCATCGCGGCGATGGTGATGATGATGGCCTCGCGCATCCTGCTGGGTTTCAGCGAAAGTCTGGTCAGCACCAGCGCGATGGCCTGGGGCATCATGCGGCTGGGCGCGCATCAATCGGCGCGGATGATCTCATGGAACGGGATCGCCACCTATGCCGCGATTGCGGGCGGGGCGCCGGCGGGGGTGTGGATTTTCGGGCTGGGCGGCGTGATGGCGCTGGGGGTGGCCTTGCTGCTGCTCGGCGCTGCGGGGCTGGCCTTTGTCTGGCCGCAACCGGCCGCGCGCGTTCCCGCGGCCCAGCGCTGGCCGATGCGCACGGTGTTTGGCGCGGTTTTGCCCTTTGGCGCGGCGCTGGCCATGGCGACGGTGGGCTTTGGGGTGATCACCTCTTTCATCACGCTTTATTTCAACGCCTTTGGCTGGGGCCATGCATGGATGGCGCTGACGGCCTTTGGCTGCGCCTTTATCGTTTCGCGCCTGCTGTTTGTGCGCAGCGTGGCGCGCCATGGCGGCCTGCCGGTCTCGGCGGTGTTCATCGCGGTGGAACTGGTGGGTCTGGCCATCATGGCCGCCGCGCCCAGCGCCCCTCTGGCCATTGCCGGGGCGGCGGTGGCGGGCTTTGGCTTTGCCATGGTATTTCCCGCGCTGGGCGTGCTGGTGATCGAGCGTGTGCCCGAACAGAGCCGGGGCACGGCGCTCAGCACCTTTGCGCTGTTCATTGATGTCGCGCTGTGCCTGACCGGGCCGCTGGCGGGGGCATTGGCCCAGCACGCGACCTATGCCGCGCCCTTTGGCGGCGCGGCGCTGGGCGCGGGGTTGGCGCTGGGGCTGGTGGCGCTTTTGATGATGCGGCCTAGACCAGCGCCTTGA
- a CDS encoding GntR family transcriptional regulator: MMSEEAPNLLLSERIRVALADEITTGQLVPGGALDEQQIGDRFGASRTPVREAIRQLAAVGLVEMRPRRGAVVSGLSTQRIIDMFEMSAEIEAMCVRMATYRMNPVERSRLAQLHEDSEAMVAAGDIDAYDRMNWEFHQTIYEGTHNAFIAEQALGLRDRMAAFRRTQLRGGGRPAKSRAEHGELLAAIMRGDGEEAARCMRSHMFHASLALERFTAGRS, translated from the coding sequence ATGATGTCTGAGGAAGCGCCCAACCTGCTGCTTTCCGAACGCATCCGCGTCGCTCTGGCCGATGAGATCACCACCGGGCAATTGGTGCCGGGCGGCGCGCTGGACGAGCAGCAGATCGGGGATCGCTTTGGCGCCTCGCGAACCCCCGTGCGTGAGGCGATCCGGCAATTGGCCGCGGTGGGTCTGGTTGAAATGCGCCCCCGCCGCGGCGCGGTCGTTTCCGGGCTCAGCACCCAGCGCATCATTGACATGTTCGAAATGAGCGCCGAGATCGAGGCCATGTGCGTGCGCATGGCCACCTATCGCATGAACCCGGTCGAGCGCAGCCGTCTGGCGCAATTGCACGAGGATTCCGAGGCGATGGTCGCGGCGGGCGATATTGACGCCTATGACCGGATGAACTGGGAATTTCACCAGACGATCTATGAAGGCACGCATAATGCCTTCATTGCCGAGCAGGCGCTGGGCCTGCGCGACCGGATGGCGGCCTTTCGGCGCACGCAATTGCGCGGCGGGGGCCGCCCGGCCAAATCACGCGCCGAACATGGCGAATTGCTGGCCGCGATCATGCGCGGCGATGGCGAGGAGGCGGCGCGCTGCATGCGCTCGCATATGTTCCATGCCTCGCTGGCGCTGGAACGTTTCACCGCCGGACGATCATAA
- a CDS encoding MFS transporter has protein sequence MRDPASLSSRQKTFALITLIIALVLEIVDMTIVNTALPAIKASLGADARASQWIVAGYSLAFALLLMAGGRLGDSYGYRRMFVAGVIGFTLSSAACGMAATGTGLVAARLMQGATGAIMAPQSMALVQVLFSPLERVSRMAMFGVIGGLAAIAGPILGGMLIEANLFELGWRAVFLINLPVGIGAVIAGLMFLPEARSGRPAGYDFGGMGLFALAMGAVFWPLIGAGEAGRGGMHFLMLLAAAPLGWAAWRHVARRVRAGDSALFDPALFAIPTFRKGLALSVVFAAAGAGFLLVFAFALQAERGQTPLFTGLLHMPYGFGAMFGIGVMSRNFLPRLGRWVLVIGAGLMLPACLAVLYGATFAQWPWALIAALLVLSGAGMGMTSGCIGPIVVSQVPRDHAGAASALLKTSQQLGSALGVALVGSLYFAWSAAGHAYPALAAAGAIDAMLAICVVLALRLPARLF, from the coding sequence ATGCGCGATCCGGCATCGCTCTCGTCCCGGCAAAAGACCTTTGCGCTGATTACGCTGATTATCGCGCTGGTGCTGGAAATCGTCGACATGACGATCGTCAACACCGCGCTGCCCGCGATCAAGGCCAGCCTGGGCGCGGATGCGCGGGCTTCGCAATGGATCGTGGCGGGCTATTCTTTGGCCTTTGCGCTGCTTTTGATGGCAGGCGGGCGGCTGGGGGATTCCTACGGCTATCGGCGGATGTTCGTGGCCGGAGTGATCGGGTTCACGCTGTCCTCGGCGGCCTGCGGCATGGCCGCGACCGGCACGGGTCTGGTGGCGGCCCGGCTGATGCAGGGGGCGACGGGCGCGATCATGGCGCCGCAATCTATGGCGCTGGTCCAGGTGTTGTTCAGCCCGTTGGAGCGCGTCTCGCGCATGGCGATGTTTGGCGTGATCGGCGGGCTGGCGGCAATTGCGGGGCCTATTCTGGGCGGCATGCTGATCGAGGCCAATCTGTTTGAACTGGGCTGGCGGGCGGTGTTTCTTATAAACCTGCCGGTGGGGATCGGGGCGGTGATCGCCGGGCTGATGTTCCTGCCCGAGGCGCGTTCGGGGCGGCCTGCGGGCTATGATTTTGGCGGCATGGGCCTGTTCGCTCTGGCGATGGGGGCCGTGTTCTGGCCGCTGATCGGGGCGGGCGAGGCTGGGCGCGGGGGGATGCATTTCCTCATGCTGCTTGCCGCGGCGCCCTTGGGCTGGGCGGCTTGGCGCCATGTGGCACGCCGCGTTCGGGCCGGGGATTCGGCGCTGTTTGATCCTGCACTTTTTGCCATCCCCACCTTTCGCAAAGGGCTTGCCCTGTCGGTGGTGTTTGCGGCGGCGGGGGCCGGTTTCCTGCTGGTCTTTGCCTTCGCGCTTCAGGCCGAGCGGGGGCAGACCCCGCTGTTCACCGGGCTTTTGCATATGCCCTACGGCTTTGGCGCGATGTTCGGCATCGGGGTGATGAGCCGCAATTTCCTGCCCCGCCTTGGCCGCTGGGTGCTGGTGATCGGGGCGGGGCTGATGCTGCCCGCCTGCCTCGCTGTGCTTTATGGCGCGACTTTTGCGCAATGGCCGTGGGCGCTGATTGCCGCGCTGCTGGTGCTGTCGGGCGCGGGGATGGGCATGACCAGCGGCTGCATCGGACCCATCGTCGTCTCGCAGGTTCCGCGCGACCATGCCGGTGCGGCCAGCGCCCTGCTGAAAACCAGCCAGCAGTTGGGCAGCGCGCTGGGCGTCGCGCTGGTGGGCAGCCTGTATTTCGCATGGAGCGCGGCGGGCCATGCCTATCCGGCGCTGGCGGCGGCCGGGGCGATTGATGCGATGCTGGCGATCTGCGTGGTTCTGGCGCTGCGTTTGCCGGCGCGGCTGTTCTGA
- the madM gene encoding malonate transporter subunit MadM, producing MIEIAHKVIADQSLVLAFAAVGALMWISAMLSRLLFAGRIHASAIAIMAALALAWYGGIITGGKKGLADVPAFAGLLLMGGAMLRDFAIVATAFEVDPIEARKAGLLGAFALLLGTVVPFAVGAGIAWSFGYRDAVSLATLGAGAVTYIVGPVTGAALGASSPVMALSIATGVLKAVLVMATTPMAARFMGLNNPRSAMIFGGLAGTVSGVAGGLAATDEKLVPYGALTATFHTGLGCLLAPSVLFLIVKALV from the coding sequence ATGATTGAAATCGCCCACAAGGTCATTGCCGATCAGTCGCTGGTGCTCGCCTTTGCGGCGGTGGGCGCGCTGATGTGGATCAGCGCGATGCTCTCGCGCCTGCTGTTTGCCGGGCGCATCCATGCCAGCGCGATTGCGATCATGGCCGCGCTGGCGCTGGCCTGGTATGGCGGGATCATCACCGGGGGCAAGAAGGGGCTGGCCGATGTGCCCGCCTTTGCTGGCCTTTTGCTGATGGGCGGGGCGATGCTGCGCGACTTTGCGATTGTCGCCACCGCCTTTGAGGTCGATCCGATCGAGGCGCGCAAGGCGGGCCTGCTGGGCGCTTTTGCCTTGTTGCTGGGGACGGTGGTGCCTTTTGCGGTGGGCGCCGGGATTGCTTGGAGTTTCGGCTATCGCGATGCCGTCTCCCTGGCCACCTTGGGCGCGGGGGCGGTCACCTATATCGTCGGGCCGGTTACGGGGGCGGCGCTGGGCGCGTCTTCGCCGGTGATGGCGCTTTCGATTGCCACGGGTGTGCTCAAGGCCGTGCTGGTGATGGCGACGACACCGATGGCCGCCCGCTTCATGGGCCTGAATAATCCGCGCAGCGCGATGATCTTTGGCGGCCTTGCCGGAACGGTCAGCGGGGTTGCCGGGGGCCTTGCCGCCACCGATGAGAAGCTGGTGCCCTATGGCGCGTTGACGGCGACGTTCCACACCGGCCTTGGCTGCCTGCTCGCGCCCTCGGTGCTGTTCCTGATCGTCAAGGCGCTGGTCTAG
- a CDS encoding TIM barrel protein, with amino-acid sequence MAYEISVNLEYMFQEAGERLEERIAAAAAAGFAKAEMFTTAGRDLASLGAALKDHGVALISVLADPRTRLIERDTHAAFRDLFRRAAEDALALGCNRVVVGSGPGVPYMKRAMQLDIVAEAVAGIVPIAQELGVTAMLEPVNTRVDHPGVLFSQTIDAVNVIRAVNAPQVRLLYDLYHSVVEGENPAEQLAQHIGLIEHVQIADAPGRGEPGSGAIDWSAMLGLLRGAGYAGAIGVECHPTVSSTPGALEFIRELAATI; translated from the coding sequence ATGGCTTACGAAATTTCCGTCAATCTCGAATATATGTTTCAGGAGGCGGGCGAGCGGCTGGAGGAACGGATTGCCGCCGCCGCCGCCGCCGGTTTTGCCAAGGCCGAGATGTTCACCACCGCCGGGCGCGATCTGGCCTCGCTGGGCGCCGCGCTGAAGGACCATGGGGTGGCGCTGATTTCGGTGCTGGCCGATCCGCGCACGCGCCTGATCGAGCGCGATACCCATGCCGCCTTCCGCGACCTGTTTCGCCGCGCCGCCGAGGATGCATTGGCGCTGGGCTGCAATCGCGTGGTGGTGGGTTCCGGGCCGGGGGTGCCCTATATGAAGCGGGCGATGCAATTGGATATCGTGGCCGAGGCGGTGGCGGGCATCGTACCGATTGCGCAGGAACTGGGCGTGACGGCGATGCTGGAGCCGGTCAACACCCGCGTCGATCATCCCGGCGTGCTGTTCAGCCAGACAATCGATGCGGTCAATGTCATCAGGGCGGTCAACGCCCCGCAGGTTCGCCTGCTCTATGACCTCTATCACTCTGTGGTCGAGGGCGAGAACCCCGCCGAGCAACTGGCGCAGCATATCGGCCTGATCGAGCATGTGCAGATTGCCGACGCGCCGGGCCGGGGCGAGCCGGGATCGGGCGCGATTGACTGGAGCGCGATGCTGGGGCTGTTGCGCGGGGCCGGATATGCGGGCGCGATCGGAGTGGAATGCCATCCCACCGTGTCCTCCACGCCGGGCGCGCTGGAATTTATTCGGGAACTGGCCGCCACGATCTGA
- a CDS encoding efflux transporter outer membrane subunit: MSRFLPPAWHPTAALTLLAGSLLATPALGATPLPSPAPKAPQSLAASQSLADTQGQWPVDGWWRAYGDDQLSALIAEGMQGATDLRVAQARYAAAAATVGDARGALLPTLSGNADAGSAKQSYNYLFPAAFAPKGWRETGQASINLNWEIDFWGKNRAALRAAKADRAAAEAEAAAARLAVSTGIATAYADLAATYAEQDAAQEAAKIRAQTLALIEQRRDQGLENEGAVARARANLASAQGDLAAIDEQITLGRHRLAALVGAGPDRGLSIARPAVAHLASPGLPENIPAQLLGRRPDMVAARARAEAAGERIRVARAAFYPNINLSALIGLQSLGLSNLVKSGSEYGSVGPAVSLPIFDGGRLSARKHGAEADYALAVAQYDGTLVHALQDIADAATSRQELTRRLSSAQAAQAAAQSAWNVANNRYRGGLATVLDVLVAEDSLIAARRATAALQTRAFALDVALVRALGGGFQA, translated from the coding sequence ATGAGTCGCTTCCTCCCCCCGGCGTGGCACCCCACAGCAGCCCTGACGCTTTTGGCGGGCAGCCTGCTGGCCACGCCTGCCTTGGGCGCCACCCCCCTCCCGTCCCCGGCGCCCAAGGCCCCCCAATCGCTCGCCGCCAGCCAGAGCCTGGCCGACACGCAAGGCCAATGGCCGGTCGATGGCTGGTGGCGGGCTTACGGTGATGATCAACTCTCGGCGTTGATTGCCGAGGGGATGCAGGGCGCAACCGATCTGCGCGTGGCCCAGGCGCGCTATGCCGCCGCTGCCGCCACGGTGGGCGATGCGCGCGGTGCTTTGCTGCCCACACTGTCGGGCAACGCGGATGCGGGCTCGGCCAAACAGAGCTACAACTATCTCTTCCCCGCCGCCTTTGCCCCCAAGGGCTGGCGCGAGACGGGGCAGGCGTCGATCAACCTCAATTGGGAAATCGACTTCTGGGGCAAGAACCGCGCCGCCCTGCGCGCCGCCAAGGCGGATCGCGCGGCCGCAGAGGCCGAGGCGGCCGCTGCGCGTCTGGCGGTTTCGACCGGGATTGCCACGGCCTATGCCGATCTGGCCGCAACCTATGCCGAGCAGGACGCTGCACAAGAAGCCGCCAAGATCCGCGCCCAGACGCTGGCTCTGATCGAGCAGCGCCGCGATCAGGGGCTGGAAAATGAAGGCGCCGTGGCCCGCGCCCGCGCCAATCTGGCCAGCGCGCAGGGCGATCTGGCCGCGATTGATGAACAGATCACGCTGGGCCGCCACCGCCTTGCCGCGCTGGTCGGCGCCGGGCCGGATCGCGGCCTGTCGATTGCTCGCCCCGCCGTGGCCCATCTGGCCAGCCCCGGCCTGCCCGAAAACATCCCCGCGCAATTGCTGGGCCGCCGCCCCGATATGGTGGCCGCCCGCGCGCGGGCCGAGGCCGCCGGGGAACGCATCAGGGTCGCCCGGGCCGCCTTCTATCCCAACATCAACCTGTCGGCGTTGATCGGCCTGCAATCTTTGGGCCTGTCCAATCTGGTCAAATCGGGGTCGGAATATGGCTCGGTCGGTCCGGCGGTCAGTCTGCCCATCTTTGACGGCGGGCGTCTGTCGGCGCGCAAGCACGGCGCCGAGGCTGACTATGCGCTGGCCGTTGCCCAATATGACGGCACGCTGGTCCATGCGCTTCAGGATATTGCCGATGCGGCCACCAGCCGTCAGGAACTGACCCGCCGCCTGTCGAGCGCGCAGGCCGCGCAGGCCGCCGCCCAGTCGGCGTGGAATGTTGCCAACAACCGCTATCGCGGCGGTCTGGCCACGGTGCTCGATGTGCTGGTGGCCGAGGATTCCCTGATTGCCGCCCGCCGTGCCACGGCTGCTCTCCAAACACGTGCTTTCGCCCTTGATGTCGCGCTGGTGCGCGCGCTGGGCGGCGGCTTTCAGGCCTGA